From a region of the Dictyostelium discoideum AX4 chromosome 2 chromosome, whole genome shotgun sequence genome:
- the rcnA gene encoding modulatory calcineurin-interacting protein, whose translation MSKLESELAKLILENNKAKGIDSSNSLGPPSITFGDKSNSFIGTTKTNINSIGNNSSGSSSKSLNVPSIVVSCDNENSNSNFNKGCCFNVNNNNNNNSNLFNDKKQQQQQQGPSPSPSPPSPSSLSTSPNCKSNFSSCSDSGSNDKEALIYQMRQKKIKSLERREPSNVLIIENISEKNAQLVQLLVEDQNLNFSFSVQLIRYLSHFKSLILVFSHRNEAELCKLLVSRQDSIKLDVDTILYFGKEISIGSIGKYQLTTPFATRQHLISPPLSPPNEWSAPGDGMEHPPTDVDPFAVVTRVVIDENDDENFSFGGNNKNDNNDNDNNNKNKNNNNNNGGCNDSESETPSSSLVGFSTNSRNSSNNSESTFVNSLDPEQLSDRLRKVIYQDNTSNGFPSITLEFCT comes from the exons atgtCAAAATTAGAAAGTGAATTagcaaaattaatattagagAATAATAAAGCCAAGGGAATAGACAGTAGTAATAGTCTTGGCCCACCAAGTATTACATTTGGAGATAAAAGTAATAGTTTTATTGGTACCACTAAAACCAATATAAATAGTATAGGCAATAacagtagtggtagtagtagtaaaaGTTTAAATGTACCAAGTATTGTCGTTAGttgtgataatgaaaattctaATAGTAACTTCAATAAAGGTTGTTGCtttaatgtaaataataataataataataatagtaatctATTCAACGATAAgaaacagcagcaacaacaacaaggaccatcaccatcaccatcaccaccatcaccatcatcattatcaacatcaccaaattGTAAAAGTAATTTTAGTAGCTGTAGTGATAGTGGTAGTAATGATAAAGAGGCATTAATATATCAAATGAgacaaaaaaagattaaatcaTTAGAGAGAAGAGAACCATCAAATGTACTAATAATAGAGAATATAAGTGAAAAGAATGCACAATTAGTTCAACTATTGGTAGAagatcaaaatttaaatttctcaTTCTCTGTTCAACTTATTAGATATCTATCACATTTTAAATCTTTGATTCTAGTTTTTTCACATAGAAATGAGGCGGAATTATGTAAATTATTAGTTTCAAGACAAGATTCAATTAAACTTGATGTTGATACAATACTTTATTTTGGAaag gaaatttcAATCGGTTCAATTGGAAAATATCAATTAACAACACCATTTGCAACAAGACAGCATTTAATATCACCACCATTAAGTCCCCCAAATGAATGGAGTGCACCAGGTGATGGTATGGAACATCCTCCAACTGATGTTGACCCATTTGCAGTTGTCACAAGAGTTGTAAtcgatgaaaatgatgatgagaATTTCAgttttggtggtaataataaaaatgataataatgataatgataataataataaaaataaaaataataataataacaatggtgGTTGTAATGATAGTGAAAGTGAAACACCCTCATCTTCATTAGTGGGGTTTTCAACAAATAGTagaaatagtagtaataatagtgaaaGTACTTTTGTTAATAGTTTAGATCCTGAACAATTATCTGACCGATTAAGAAAAGTAATTTATCAAGATAATACTTCAAATGGTTTCCCTTCAATTACTTTAGAGTTTtgtacataa
- the dotA gene encoding DOT1 domain-containing protein, with translation MSTNSTPRKQKLSNSKSLQNSPISPTVKKTNSFPLGNNIPTNINRSKKDKNNNSNNNINNNNSNGIGSNTIINSTPIATTPVPPLPFIHSSSSSSSSPSPSSSSSSPFPKAKKSPSLSINQQQQQQPQQPQQSPQSQQSPQSQQSQQSQQQQPQQPQEQQEPLPNLSFLRNQEPDKNVLPTSRKRPPSVMPSTPNQSSNSSSLNSSLNFSSSNSSPSPTSTQSNNSRFETRSQNDQYENNNNNNNNNNNNNNNNNNNNNNNNNIECIVIDDDDDDDDDEGNSIKSTHTSTQSTPIRDRRQRDNKWTINPLPQFQREIIDVDTPSPPNESLSIVSQTTTNTITDTTSIQTPTLIRQSSSLLSSSSSLSPSTTSTPLTQNNINLQNAQVIATMTAPMEIELPTIVQLEPLFSSEFTTSTQNLFIQTPPFTSTLTLPTTTAQTSQTLFTIQTSHDINNNNNNNNNNKNKNKNKKEIEKEKEKLREALKQKLKEYENENEKEREKERKREREIEIERERKERERKEREKERKKEKEREREREERERKEIERKEREREEREERERKEIERKETERKEIERKEIERKEIERKERERKERKEREEREEREREERERKEREEREKEIEMEREKKKEKEKEKEKEKEKEKEKEKEKEKEKEKEKEKEKKRKENEVENEIEKERREKNDSYMVLNYHHSIDDHHSESESESDSDQDSIYSISTQELSSVISDNDFCDSDNEKVANNNRTVGETFLNDSRNNNNNNNNNKNNNNKKIENDKNQLIERERLISAFNDKAFLYALDTIREVLGGIDFKLKVSKEQIIEISTNAKKPLNILSEPEQQQQQQQQQQQQQHQQQQQQQQQQQQQQQQQTTKTTTTTNNTTTTTAETEKPKEVFLLKKPIKIPYGRDCKKRLIRRFHGTSRNPLFHKNLESTLKLLKRAKFDWASIEFDTKSYLMNCNCKTVCHKSERMKDNPTNKLQNNNRNNNNNNNNIINNNNNNNNKNNNNKNNNNKNNNRNNNSIAKKIGTNNNNNNTTIIKNNNNNNNNNNNNNNNNNNIIKNNNNNNKNNNNNNNTIVKKIETIKKDINKKPTKTTTTTSSSSSSTSSSNSLTVIKKPVKKINGSQRICLFEDDFDVGIGVPVTTGTSETTTTRASSIRRKMNISNIFDDFTKKPRQNKYNEIEMPDLFASKECNYTLEQQAPFIRAQKLLLTQQHENNLYNGKRFMKYDEWLDLYHGEMRSSIQNPKVLKHYISFSQEVYGEAEPTLLRHWIHLGLIKPTDVFCDIGCGIGNVLFQLAAQVGCRVIGVEIRKDLYDISQSMLEIYKKRSLELGLHPSTQQIKIYNCDVKGSLEFDFSEPNVFFMHNTCFGPELEISIMELFKKYSKPGTKVITMKTLCPRFKPSDKKTKPWGIFKYPYESYEMEEGSLSWRSATNCSFYSFTIDDKDSDIVTDQTHLNRVILSTPKKKHSKLQLFSSSSLPSSPPSSSSSSSPPNIATNTTTTTTTTTTTSPSSISLPSPYLSPSKKTPNSNKRDRSDIDNSNSDDGDENNNNININNNNNNSNNKPIKLKLSMDHSIDNQSNSESSDTDVEYMPWSKRNNRKKRKSLSYSLDSYLSSRISPSLSLSTSSSSSSSLDSSPYSSPPSSSSSDNENDDDNGDDEDDSSSSNDTKLKEKLLLMKNNEKIGGAPPLTRRNANSDTNKLVQGCYQSLSSYALPKEESQIHKLQLQAKLLEHKNSLVLKHQKSIHDQQKRLSRKQKKLAKKNKKKEQQLQAQAKTINYNNNNNNNNQNDNQVNHNNLNENEINTDLINGYNNNNNNNIINNDNDNDNDNDKDDDKDSNNKDYNNINDNNK, from the coding sequence ATGAGTACAAACTCGACACCAAGAAAGCAAAAGCTttccaattcaaaatcattacaaAATTCACCAATCTCTCCAACtgttaaaaaaacaaattcctTCCCTTTAGGAAACAATATACctacaaatattaatagaagtaaaaaagataaaaataataacagtaataataatattaataataataatagtaatggtataGGCTCAAACACTATTATAAATTCGACACCAATTGCAACAACACCAGTCCCACCACTTCCATTCATCcattcatcttcatcttcatcttcatctccATCTCCATCTTCATCTTCGTCATCACCATTTCCAAAAGCAAAAAAATCACCATCACTTTCAAttaaccaacaacaacaacaacaaccacaacaaccacaacaatcaccacaatcacaacaatcaccacaatcacaacaatcacaacaatcacaacaacaacaacctcaacaaccacaagaacaacaagaaccTTTGCCAAATTTATCGTTTTTACGAAACCAAGAACCTGATAAAAATGTTTTGCCTACATCTAGAAAACGACCACCATCTGTAATGCCTAGTACACCAAATCAATCatcaaattcttcatcaCTGAATtcttcattaaatttttcatcatcaaattcttcaccatcaccaacatcaacacaATCTAATAACAGTAGATTTGAAACAAGGAGCCAAAATGAtcaatatgaaaataataataataataataataataataataataataataataataataataataataataataataataataacatagAATGTATAgttattgatgatgatgatgatgatgatgatgatgagggTAATTCCATTAAATCAACACATACATCAACACAATCTACTCCTATACGAGATAGAAGACAAAGGGATAATAAATGGACAATAAACCCTCTCCCACAATTTCAAAGAGAAATTATTGATGTTGATACACCTTCTCCACCAaatgaatcattatcaatagtTTCACAAACTACAACTAATACTATTACTGATACCACTTCAATTCAAACACCAACATTAATTCgacaatcatcatcattattatcatcgtcatcatcattatcaccatcaactACTTCAACACCATTaactcaaaataatattaatttacaaaaCGCTCAAGTAATTGCAACAATGACAGCGCCAATGGAAATTGAACTACCAACAATTGTCCAACTTGAACCATTATTTTCTTCTGAATTCACAACATCAactcaaaatttatttattcaaacaCCACCATTTACTTCAACTTTAACTCTACCTACAACTACAGCTCAAACATCACAAACTCTTTTTACAATCCAAACTTCacatgatattaataataataataataataataataataataaaaataaaaataaaaataaaaaagaaattgaaaaagaaaaagaaaaactacGAGAAgctttaaaacaaaaattaaaagaatatgagaatgaaaatgaaaaagaaagagaaaaagagaGAAAAAGGGAAAGAGAAATAGAGATAGAAAGAGagagaaaagaaagagaaagaaaagaaagagaaaaagagagaaaaaaagaaaaagagagggaaagagaaagagaagaAAGAGAGAGAAAAGaaatagaaagaaaagaaagagaaagagaagaaagagaagaaagagaaagaaaagaaatagaaagaaaagaaacagaaagaaaagaaatagagagaaaagaaatagagagaaaagaaatagagagaaaagaaagagaaagaaaagaaagaaaagaaagagaagaaagagaagaaagagaaagagaagaaagagaaagaaaggAAAGagaagaaagagaaaaagaaatagaaaTGGAAAgggaaaaaaagaaagaaaaggaaAAGGAAAAGGAAAAGGAAAAGGAAAAGGAAAAGGAAAAGGAAAAGGAAAAGGAAAAGGAAAAGGAAAAGGAAAAGGAAaaggaaaagaaaagaaaagaaaatgaagtagaaaatgaaatagaaaaagaaagaagagAGAAAAATGACTCATATatggttttaaattatcaccatAGTATAGATGATCATCATTCAGAATCAGAATCAGAGTCTGACTCTGACCAAGACtcaatttattcaatttcaacacAAGAATTATCTTCTGTTATtagtgataatgatttttgcgatagtgataatgaaaaggtggcaaataataataggaCCGTTGGtgaaacatttttaaatgatagtaggaataataataataataataataataataaaaataataataataaaaaaattgagaatgataaaaatcaattaatagaaAGAGAAAGATTAATTAGTGCATTTAACGATAAAGCATTTCTTTATGCACTCGATACAATTCGTGAAGTATTAGGtggtattgattttaaattaaaggTATCAAAAGAACAAATCATCGAAATTAGCACGAATGCTAAAAAAcctttaaatatattatctgaaccagaacaacaacaacaacaacaacaacaacaacaacaacaacaacaccaacaacaacaacaacaacaacaacaacaacaacaacaacaacaacaacaaacaacaaaaacaactaccacaacaaataataccactaccactacagCTGAAACTGAAAAACCAAAAgaagtatttttattaaagaaaccaattaaaatacCATATGGTAGGGATTgtaaaaaaagattgattAGAAGATTTCATGGAACATCACGTAATCCATTATTtcataaaaatttagaatcaactcttaaattattaaagagaGCGAAATTCGATTGGGCAAGTATAGAATTTGATACTAAAtcttatttaatgaattgtAATTGTAAAACAGTCTGTCATAAATCTGAAAGAATGAAAGATAATCCTACAAATAAacttcaaaataataatagaaataataataacaataataataatattattaataataataataataataataataaaaataataataataaaaataataataacaaaaataataatagaaataataattcaattgcaAAGAAAATTggaactaataataataataataatactactattattaaaaataataataataataataataataataataataataataataataataataatattattaaaaataataataataataataaaaataataataataataataatacaattgttAAGAAAATtgaaactataaaaaaagatattaataaaaaaccaaccaaaacaacaacaacaacatcatcatcatcatcatcaacatcatcatcaaatagtTTAACAGTTATAAAGAAACcagttaaaaaaatcaatggtAGTCAAcgtatttgtttatttgaagATGATTTTGATGTTGGTATTGGAGTTCCAGTAACAACAGGAACATCAgaaacaactacaacaagaGCATCATCAATTAGAAGGAAAAtgaatatttcaaatatttttgatgattttacAAAGAAACCAAGACAgaataaatataatgaaattgaaatgcCAGATTTATTCGCATCAAAAGAGTGCAACTATACATTGGAACAACAAGCACCATTCATTAGAGCACAAAAACTATTGTTGACACAACAacatgaaaataatttatataatggTAAAAGATTTATGAAATATGATGAATGGTTAGATTTATATCATGGTGAAATGAGATCATCAATACAGAATCCAAAAGTGTTGAAACACTATATAAGTTTCTCTCAAGAGGTTTATGGCGAAGCCGAACCAACACTATTAAGACACTGGATTCATCTTGGTTTAATTAAACCAACCGATGTATTTTGTGATATTGGTTGTGGTATTGGCAATGTCTTGTTTCAATTGGCTGCTCAAGTCGGTTGTAGAGTAATAGGTGTGGAGATCAGAAAAGACCTTTATGATATCTCTCAAAGTATGTtggaaatttataaaaagcGCTCATTGGAATTAGGTTTACATCCAAGTActcaacaaattaaaatctacAATTGTGATGTCAAAGGTTCACTAGAGTTTGATTTCTCTGAACCCAATGTATTCTTTATGCACAATACTTGCTTTGGTCCGGAATTAGAGATTTCAATTAtggaattatttaaaaaatattcgAAACCAGGTACAAAAGTTATAACAATGAAAACACTTTGTCCACGTTTTAAACCTTCcgataaaaaaactaaaccaTGGGGTATCTTTAAGTATCCCTATGAAAGTTATGAAATGGAAGAAGGTTCTTTATCTTGGAGATCCGCTACAAATTGTAGTTTTTACTCTTTTACAATCGATGATAAAGATTCTGATATTGTTACTGACCAAACTCATTTAAATAGAGTTATATTATCAACTCCAAAGAAAAAACAttcaaaattacaattattttcatcttcttcattaccatcatcaccaccgtcatcatcatcatcatcatcaccaccaaataTTGCTACTAatactactacaactacaacaactactactacgACTTCCccttcatcaatttcattaccaTCACCATATTTATCACCATCTAAAAAAACACCAAATAGTAATAAGAGAGACAGAagtgatattgataatagtaactctgatgatggtgatgaaaataataataatattaatataaataataataataataacagtaataataaaccaattaaattgaaattatcaaTGGAtcattcaattgataatcaaAGTAATAGTGAAAGTAGTGATACTGATGTTGAATATATGCCATGGtctaaaagaaataatagaaaaaagagaaaatcaCTTTCATATTCTTTGGATTCATATTTATCTTCTAGAATATCTCCATCATTATCTTTAAGtacctcttcttcttcctcttcctctTTAGATTCTTCTCCATattcatcaccaccatcctcttcttcttctgataatgaaaatgatgatgataatggtgatgatgaagatgattcctcttcatcaaatgatactaaattaaaagaaaaattacttttaatgaaaaataatgaaaagatTGGTGGTGCACCACCATTAACTAGAAGAAATGCTAATAGTGATACAAATAAATTGGTACAAGGTTGTTATCAAAGTTTATCATCTTATGCTCTTCCAAAAGAAGAGAGTCAAATTcataaattacaattacaagCTAAACTATTAGAACATAAAAACAGTTTAGTATTAAAACatcaaaaatcaattcaTGACCAACAAAAGAGATTAtcaagaaaacaaaaaaaactggcaaagaaaaacaaaaagaaagaaCAGCAATTACAAGCTCAAGCtaaaactataaattataataataataataataataataaccaaaatGATAACCAAgttaatcataataatttgaacgaaaatgaaattaatactgatttaattaatggttataataataataataataataatataattaataatgataatgataatgataatgataatgataaggATGATGATAAGGACAGCAACAATAaggattataataatattaacgataataataaataa
- a CDS encoding LISK family protein kinase — translation MNINFSKDDITGLPKSTKEEDENDFSSLDYSDLFMDVEIGRGSFGQVQKASYFGTDVAVKQLSTLVSIDPDYFKFMLREIKILKGMRHPNIVQYIGACCHEGRYMIVTEYIKGGDLHQFIKARGVSNISWTLRMKLALDIASAFSYLHSKKVIFRDLKAKNILVDEIGDGLYRAKVIDFGFARIFDGKDTNNLTICGSENTMSPEVIVGSSYNDSCDVYSYGVLLLELICGSRVVKTQLKRTPMNAFDMNLEKAEHLAPESCPRAFMDLAKWCCSYNPKDRPTFKIVVEGLKVLTNQQLKDLPVKGKSKPYIDPDEDSFIDPNDDSNNNNNSENNNNNNDNSNENNENNNENNNNSNENNNKKNKNGSGGDISGSSVIIKTDEEESFNSVVYKEHAVAQPLPNIDYGGQNKRQNNIFNPSFFTPPPNSKSMMDLKQSSAVDEDEDEDEDDVPSELLTSLTVNDIRYSNPKSFAATISTPNLNYATALDQDPPKPLSQSACATVLGGIPPMQPKKKPNNKNKKKKKKL, via the exons atgaatatcaatttttcaaaagatgATATTACAGGATTACCAAAATCAACCAAAGAAGaggatgaaaatgatttctCAAGTTTAGATTATAGTGATCTCTTTATGGATGTAGAAATTGGTAGAGGCTCATTTGGACAAGTTCAAAAAGCTAGTTATTTTGGTACAGATGTTGCAGTTAAACAATTAAGTACTTTAGTATCAATTGATCctgattattttaaatttatgttaagagaaattaaaattttaaa gGGTATGAGACATCCAAATATTGTTCAATATATTGGTGCATGTTGTCATGAAGGAAGATATATGATTGTAACAGAATATATTAAAGGTGGAGATTTACATCAATTTATTAAAGCACGTGGTGTATCAAATATTTCATGGACATTAAGAATGAAATTAGCATTAGATATTGCATCAGCAT tttcatatttacattcaaaaaaagttatatttAGAGATTTAAAAGCAAAGAATATTTTAGTTGATGAGATTGGAGATGGATTATATAGAGCCAAAGTTATTGATTTTGGATTTGCACGTATTTTCGATGGAAAAGATACCAATAATTTAACCATTTGTGGATCAGAGAATACAATGTCACCAGAAGTAATCGTTGGTTCATCATATAATGACAGTTGTGATGTTTACTCTTATGGTGTTTTATTGTTGGAATTAATTTGTGGATCACGTGTCGTCAAAACTCAATTAAAGAGAACTCCAATGAATGCTTTCGATATGAATCTTGAGAAAGCTGAACATTTAGCACCAGAATCTTGTCCAAGAGCTTTCATGGATTTAGCAAAATGGTGTTGTTCTTATAATCCAAAAGATAGACCAACATTTAAAATCGTTGTTGAAggtttaaaagttttaacaaatcaacaattaaaagatttaccAGTTAAAGGTAAATCAAAACCATATATTGATCCTGATGAGGATTCATTCATTGACCCAAATGAtgacagtaataataataataatagtgaaaataataataataataatgacaatagtaatgaaaataatgaaaataataatgaaaataataataatagtaatgaaaataataataaaaagaataaaaatggaAGTGGTGGTGATATTTCAGGATCatcagtaataataaaaacagatgaagaagaatcatttaattcagTAGTATATAAAGAACATGCAGTTGCACAACCTTTACCAAACATTGATTATGGTGGTCAAAATAAAAgacaaaataatatattcaaTCCTTCATTTTttacaccaccaccaaactCAAAATCAATGATGGATTTAAAGCAATCATCCGCcgttgatgaagatgaagatgaggatgaagatgatgtGCCATCTGAATTATTAACATCATTAACTGTTAATGATATTAGATATTCAAATCCAAAATCATTTGCAGCAACCATTTCAActccaaatttaaattatgcAACCGCTTTAGATCAAGATCCACCAAAACCATTATCCCAATCCGCTTGTGCAACCGTTTTAGGTGGTATTCCTCCAAtgcaaccaaaaaaaaagccaaataataaaaataagaaaaagaagaagaagttataa
- the dlpC gene encoding dynamin like protein — MSHQQQQAHFDISSNSTLTTNTIATTTNASVSSSPQLNKAQMAIAEAMALKMHEEEKKKREEKKRKRDNEELLSKQVRTKLENERKKLDDSESINASTNQELYSLFNDLQMISHDHNISFDTPELVVVGMQSDGKSSFIESLLGFQFNIVETNIGTRRPLIIQMINNPSKQQPSCRFKKEDYSNSYGGSSSSTSTTSGNSNHNTDKQQNVSSSQGGGGGSNNLNEDKWEEYETPVNELTEEIIRRTNERTGRAGDRVSSIPIFLRVEFAHCSNLNIYDTPGFRKGGDERLKYEISEMVKKLIEPKNRIIVCLEQSNVEWANTISRPLVKKIDPDFSRTILVNTKFDNRVKELRNRESAHKYLEGEGIIAQKKPFFISLPLKRNLETHRFKDAMKETFLDDYRKLLEIGFDENRFGGQIGIYKVRQYVENLLHEKYQQNLLPSMLQLESICKKTEADIVRVKKELSDNNIVTLKEKVMRFVSNFNGQIERLLEGSVVGDPDEFGQTLLQEKENCSVQPWPGYNFDFDIQNSNYSLYGGAQYERLLNEFEFVIHSKEFPETSINEVASAIGVSKSHNSPIYELAATNIFQTKSKKVLLPLIDIVLQRSSYIMKRLFDISVSILGKDENESSHTVSLYEHFLKELQSQYEKFIQTIESECKSRLKDDFEMFTKIVDWNLLSGLTEIKPYNYLKVSPEETKQRVISIMDCKKLEDEPLSRSRNIDDDTYQKVCMIAGRLFSGIRFFFSKLIRNKLNAFFLDPMFQKLGSFVTDYFSKLNDQKYEEMFQLGLKELENKLHKLEFQLIDCKKNRDKFKDVYNRMKQSLNQNQNQNSSSSSNSASSSNNNVIIKHQQSLNGKFSTPDKNSLTMSPFTSPFTQSNYHQHNNNNYQINQQPLDINNDHYFDQN; from the exons atgtcacatcaacaacaacaagcacaTTTTGATATCTCTAGTAATAGTACTttaacaacaaatacaataGCAACAACTACAAATGCTTCAGTTTCTTCATCACCACAATTAAACAAAGCACAAATGGCAATTGCTGAAGCTATGGCACTAAAGATGCATGaagaagagaaaaagaaaagagaagaaaaaaaaagaaaaagagataaTGAAGAgttattatcaaaacaagTTAGAacaaaattagaaaatgaaagaaagaaattagATGATTCTGAATCTATTAATGCATCAACAAATCAAGAGttatattcattatttaatgatttacaaATGATATCACATGA tCATAATATATCATTTGATACACCAGAATTAGTTGTAGTTGGTATGCAATCTGATGGCAAATCATCATttattgaatcattattagGATTTCAATTTAATATTGTAGAGACAAATATTGGTACAAGAAGACCATTGATCATTCAAATGATTAATAATCCTtcaaaacaacaaccatcttgtagatttaaaaaagaagattaTTCAAACTCATATGGTGGTTCTAGTtcttcaacatcaacaacaagtGGTAATAGTAATCATAATACTGATAAACAACAAAATGTAAGTAGTAGCCAAGGTGGTGGTGGcggttcaaataatttaaatgaagatAAATGGGAAGAATATGAAACACCAGTAAATGAATTAACTGAAGAGATTATTAGAAGAACTAATGAAAGAACTGGTAGAGCTGGTGATAGAGTATCATCTATACCAATCTTTTTACGTGTTGAATTTGCTCATTGTTCaaatttaaacatttatGATACACCAGGATTTAGAAAGGGTGGTGATGAACGTTTAAAATATGAAATCTCAGAGAtggtaaagaaattaattgagCCAAAGAATCGTATCATTGTTTGTTTGGAACAATCAAATGTTGAATGGGCAAATACAATCTCAAGACCATTGGTAAAGAAAATTGATCCAGATTTCTCTCGTACGATTCTAGTGAATACAAAATTTGATAATCGTGTAAAAGAGTTGAGAAATCGTGAATCTGCTCATAAATATTTAGAAGGTGAGGGAATAATAGCACAAAAGAAACCATTTTTCATTTCCCTTCCATTGAAGAGAAATTTAGAGACTCATAGATTCAAAGATGCAATGAAGGAAACATTCCTTGATGATTATAGAAAACTTTTAGAGATTGGATTCGATGAGAATAGATTTGGTGGACAAATTGGTATTTACAAGGTTAGACAATATGTAGAGAATTTACTTCATGAAAAGTATCAACAGAATCTATTGCCAAGTATGTTGCAATTAGAGTCGATTTGCAAGAAAACCGAAGCGGATATCGTTCGTGTTAAAAAGGAATTATCAGATAATAACATTGTAACTTTGAAAGAGAAAGTGATGAGATTCGTCTCTAATTTCAATGGTCAAATCGAGAGATTGTTAGAAGGTAGTGTTGTTGGTGATCCTGATGAGTTTGGTCAAACTTTACTTCAAGAGAAAGAGAATTGCTCCGTTCAACCATGGCCTGgttataattttgattttgatattcaaaattcaaattatagtTTGTATGGTGGTGCACAATATGAAAGATTGTTAAATGAATTCGAGTTTGTAATTCATTCTAAAGAGTTTCCAGAGACCTCCATCAATGAGGTAGCCTCTGCCATTGGTGTATCGAAATCTCATAATTCACCAATTTATGAATTGGCTGCAACTAATATCTTtcaaacaaaatcaaaaaaagtgTTACTACCATTGATCGATATTGTGTTACAACGTTCATCTTATATTATGAAGAGACTATTCGATATTAGTGTATCGATTTTAGGAAAGGATGAGAATGAATCATCTCATACCGTATCATTGTATGAACATTTCCTAAAGGAATTACAATCTCAATATGAAAAATTCATTCAAACCATTGAATCGGAGTGTAAATCACGTTTAAAGGATGACTTTGAAATGTTTACAAAGATTGTTGATTGGAATTTACTATCTGGTTTAACTGAAATTAAACCTTACAACTATCTTAAAGTGTCACCAGAAGAGACCAAACAAAGAGTAATCTCAATAATGGATTGTAAAAAATTGGAAGATGAACCACTATCCAGATCAAGAAATATCGATGATGATACCTATCAAAAGGTTTGCATGATCGCTGGTCGTCTATTCTCTGGTATTCGTTTCTTTTTCTCAAAACTCATTAGAAACAAATTGAATGCTTTCTTTTTAGATCCAATGTTTCAAAAGTTGGGTAGTTTTGTCACTGATTATTtctcaaaattaaatgatcaaAAATATGAAGAAATGTTTCAATTAGGTTTAAAAGAattggaaaataaattacataaattagaatttcaattaattgattgtaaAAAGAATAgagataaatttaaagatgttTATAATAGAATGAAACaatcattaaatcaaaatcaaaatcaaaattcttcatcttcttctaaTAGTGCAAgcagtagtaataataatgtaataataaaacaccaACAATCTTTAAATGGAAAATTTTCAACACCTGATAAAAACTCTTTAACAATGTCCCCTTTCACTTCACCATTTACACAATCAAATTATCAccaacataataataataattatcaaattaatcAACAACCATTAGATATCAATAATGATCATTATTTtgatcaaaattaa